One Candidatus Thermodiscus eudorianus DNA segment encodes these proteins:
- a CDS encoding DUF711 family protein: MTKPYRVRMLTLHLDCKRVEDPLGELEDASYRLSEASDVIVGEYGYEVWTRRIVLDNCSIDEASEVIESNMSGEELVSLGNYRADSVTTGFLERLTEEGYYASLQLGEGWQEARHASKLIHELSEKEPSRATHIGINTLGEPIETPYFPLAGTKTHRGLTLGLLYPNYLLEAYRKGGFDGLVSAINSAARGAHEMLQRASEIAKATPVGVDLSPSPWMAESTLGLVEYVAGVRLPEPGIAYGISLVNKAIQQVNSVPLTGFNEVQLPIAEDLKMKARVSELNTSARDIARLSGVCLAGLDLAVVPADIDKVAGLLLEVKGYSISKGKPLGVRIIPVDEVEPGDKVFLEKFGETPVIPI; the protein is encoded by the coding sequence ATGACTAAACCCTACCGTGTAAGGATGCTAACACTCCACCTAGACTGTAAGCGCGTCGAGGATCCCCTAGGCGAGCTAGAAGATGCATCCTACCGGCTATCGGAGGCCAGCGACGTTATAGTAGGAGAGTACGGCTATGAGGTCTGGACTAGGAGGATAGTCCTGGACAACTGTAGCATAGATGAAGCCTCAGAAGTAATCGAATCCAACATGTCAGGCGAAGAACTTGTCTCCCTCGGCAACTACAGGGCTGATAGCGTAACCACAGGGTTCCTGGAGAGGCTGACCGAGGAAGGATACTATGCATCGCTTCAACTGGGAGAGGGATGGCAAGAGGCTAGACACGCGAGTAAACTAATCCATGAACTATCGGAGAAGGAGCCCAGTAGAGCCACCCATATCGGGATAAACACTCTTGGAGAACCCATCGAGACACCCTACTTCCCACTGGCTGGTACAAAGACCCACAGGGGGCTCACGCTGGGACTCCTCTACCCGAATTACCTCCTCGAAGCCTATAGGAAGGGCGGCTTCGACGGCCTCGTCTCAGCGATAAACTCAGCGGCTAGAGGAGCCCATGAGATGCTGCAGAGAGCCTCGGAGATAGCCAAGGCGACTCCAGTCGGGGTGGACTTGAGCCCCTCTCCTTGGATGGCCGAGTCCACCCTAGGCCTCGTGGAATATGTAGCCGGGGTCAGGCTACCCGAGCCGGGCATAGCCTACGGTATCTCACTGGTTAACAAGGCTATCCAGCAAGTCAATAGCGTACCGCTAACCGGGTTCAACGAGGTCCAATTGCCTATAGCAGAGGACTTGAAGATGAAAGCCCGGGTCTCCGAGCTGAATACAAGTGCACGAGATATAGCAAGGCTAAGCGGCGTCTGTCTAGCCGGGCTAGACCTAGCCGTGGTTCCCGCTGACATCGACAAGGTCGCCGGGTTGCTGCTAGAGGTGAAGGGCTATTCCATCTCCAAGGGTAAGCCCTTAGGCGTCAGAATCATACCGGTCGACGAGGTGGAGCCGGGGGATAAAGTCTTCCTTGAGAAGTTCGGCGAAACACCAGTGATACCTATCTGA
- a CDS encoding IMP dehydrogenase gives MGKIVGEYLTFDDTVIVPGLSRVEPSQVDITGYASKSIMLSIPLVSSPMDTVTESRLAILLARFGALGVIHRNNSIEEQVEHVKVVKKSNPSLWAEVPRVDSPEALEDMLLRLEETNSEAAIVYHGGVPIGVFIAREADHAYWSGKAHALITLLDLVNPAPLTDEMGRLMVGAAISPFDEKRAVELVKAGADVLFTDVAHLHNEGALSALKKLSKIVDVDIVAGNIGTREAAVDIISRIDNIAGLRVGISSGSICSTGEVAGTAVPTLQAVINVADALKEMGLLGKIPIVADGGIKNPGDAAKAIIAGASSVMTGRFLAGSEEAASQKIRVGGRLYKVYRGMASRGAMERRFAADRYSKPSKAIEEGVEGLVPYTGSALVKVMEMATGLQAALGYAGARDIKEAWSKSRLARITPIGSREVKPHDLVV, from the coding sequence ATGGGTAAAATCGTGGGCGAATACCTGACCTTCGACGATACAGTCATAGTACCCGGGCTCTCCCGCGTGGAGCCTTCCCAAGTCGATATAACGGGGTACGCCTCGAAGAGCATCATGCTATCCATACCCCTCGTCTCAAGCCCCATGGACACGGTTACAGAGAGTAGACTAGCGATACTACTAGCGCGGTTCGGCGCGCTAGGCGTTATACATAGGAACAACAGTATAGAGGAGCAAGTAGAGCATGTGAAGGTTGTGAAGAAGTCGAACCCCAGCTTATGGGCTGAGGTACCGCGCGTCGACTCCCCCGAGGCGTTGGAGGACATGCTACTGAGGCTTGAGGAGACCAACAGCGAGGCCGCCATAGTCTACCACGGAGGCGTTCCCATCGGGGTTTTCATAGCCCGAGAAGCTGACCATGCCTACTGGTCGGGTAAGGCGCATGCACTGATAACGTTGCTCGATCTGGTTAACCCTGCGCCACTCACAGACGAGATGGGTAGGTTGATGGTAGGCGCTGCCATAAGTCCCTTCGACGAGAAAAGAGCTGTGGAGCTCGTGAAGGCGGGGGCCGACGTCTTGTTCACAGACGTAGCCCACCTACATAATGAAGGGGCTCTCAGCGCCCTGAAGAAGCTGTCCAAGATAGTCGACGTCGATATCGTGGCCGGCAACATAGGTACCAGGGAGGCCGCGGTCGATATAATCTCACGGATAGACAACATAGCCGGGCTCAGGGTAGGCATCTCCAGCGGGAGTATATGCAGCACGGGCGAGGTAGCAGGCACAGCCGTGCCAACGCTCCAGGCAGTAATCAACGTAGCAGATGCACTCAAGGAGATGGGGCTCCTTGGAAAGATCCCGATAGTAGCTGACGGGGGCATAAAGAACCCTGGCGACGCAGCCAAGGCGATCATCGCCGGGGCGAGCAGCGTGATGACCGGTAGATTCTTGGCTGGGAGCGAGGAAGCTGCTAGCCAGAAGATCAGGGTTGGAGGCAGGCTCTACAAGGTCTACCGTGGAATGGCCAGCAGAGGGGCTATGGAGAGGAGATTCGCAGCAGACAGGTACTCCAAGCCCAGCAAGGCGATAGAAGAGGGGGTAGAGGGCCTAGTACCCTACACTGGCAGCGCGCTGGTCAAGGTAATGGAGATGGCGACAGGCCTACAGGCTGCACTAGGATATGCTGGGGCCCGCGATATAAAGGAGGCGTGGTCCAAGTCCAGGCTAGCTAGGATCACGCCTATAGGCTCTAGGGAAGTTAAACCCCACGACCTAGTAGTATAA
- a CDS encoding KaiC domain-containing protein, which translates to MVERVKTGIPGLDEILYGGIPKRNVVLLSGGPGTGKSIFSYQYLWNGLKNGEPGVFVALEEHPVQVRINMAQFGWDVRHYEKEGSFAIVDAFTGGIGEAAKKERYVVADPEDVGLLVDVLKQAIRDTGAVRVAVDSVSTLYLAKPVLARRTVMLLKRVLSGLGTTSILVSQVSVTERGFGGPGVEHAADGIIRLDLDEVEGELVRSLLVWKMRGTKHSMKRHPFDITDKGIRVYPDKVVRLGRGFRIETR; encoded by the coding sequence ATGGTTGAGAGGGTCAAGACCGGGATACCGGGCCTAGACGAGATACTCTACGGTGGAATCCCCAAGCGGAACGTCGTACTCCTAAGCGGGGGACCAGGAACAGGGAAGTCCATATTCTCATACCAGTATCTCTGGAACGGCTTGAAGAACGGGGAGCCAGGCGTCTTCGTCGCCCTCGAAGAGCACCCGGTACAGGTTAGGATAAACATGGCCCAGTTCGGATGGGATGTAAGGCATTACGAGAAGGAGGGAAGCTTCGCTATAGTCGACGCTTTCACAGGCGGGATCGGCGAGGCGGCTAAAAAGGAGAGGTATGTCGTGGCGGATCCAGAGGATGTGGGATTGCTAGTAGACGTTCTAAAACAGGCTATCCGGGACACGGGGGCGGTCAGGGTCGCAGTGGACTCAGTCTCGACACTGTACCTGGCTAAGCCGGTATTGGCTAGGAGGACGGTGATGCTACTGAAAAGAGTCCTCTCGGGGCTAGGCACTACCAGCATCCTGGTAAGCCAGGTATCCGTGACGGAGAGGGGATTCGGCGGTCCCGGGGTCGAACATGCAGCCGACGGGATAATCAGGCTAGACCTCGACGAGGTTGAAGGCGAGCTGGTGAGGAGTCTACTCGTCTGGAAGATGAGGGGGACAAAACACAGCATGAAGAGGCATCCCTTCGACATAACCGACAAGGGGATCAGGGTCTACCCAGATAAAGTCGTAAGGCTCGGGCGAGGTTTCAGGATCGAGACACGCTAG
- a CDS encoding DUF296 domain-containing protein — translation MASGKALLSRGRVLFLRLDDGFRLPQAIDSELEKQGIKFASIKGIGGIRWARIAVFSPAEKKYYPVDLEAEPGMTMEMTSLLGNSVLGPDNTYYTHLHIVLARKPGEVYSGHLIEAEIHPLAEIFIEENIGSLGDVQRLLSNRWSQW, via the coding sequence ATGGCGAGCGGCAAGGCCCTCTTATCACGCGGCCGTGTCCTCTTCCTCAGGCTAGACGACGGATTCCGGCTTCCACAGGCCATCGACTCCGAGCTCGAAAAGCAGGGGATAAAGTTCGCGTCGATAAAGGGAATCGGCGGTATTAGATGGGCTAGAATCGCGGTGTTCAGCCCCGCCGAGAAAAAATACTATCCAGTCGACCTGGAGGCAGAGCCGGGAATGACGATGGAGATGACGAGTTTACTGGGTAACAGCGTGTTAGGCCCCGACAACACATACTACACGCACCTCCACATAGTGCTAGCTAGGAAGCCAGGCGAAGTATACTCGGGGCATCTTATCGAAGCGGAGATACATCCCCTGGCGGAGATCTTCATAGAAGAGAATATAGGCTCCCTAGGAGACGTGCAACGCCTCCTGTCCAATAGATGGAGCCAGTGGTGA